A single window of Bradyrhizobium daqingense DNA harbors:
- a CDS encoding helix-turn-helix domain-containing protein has translation MNSIDDVPRSALNTFRFSDVDEFRSAIRGLNFEFTPFVRKISAEQTILSLPGCDVNLTRAFPRIVDAQLVGDCTAIGITTDDLNVPVRFNGSQRARPVVVIGSGGAAYTTIEEVQRQFASVIFRPEVRDRGWPPTHTSFKIFEISAAGLHRLRSVVREVLSEAANPIAASELPLRGAAMKESLLGAVDDAFESVVSSRWTLHPNDGRSFRVFRDINALLTDDLSQPIYSEEIARKLGLSVRTMHDVVRRYRGMSLHRYLRLRRLWLVRRQLLAGADRVKAVALAYGFWHLSDFSRSYRDQFGETPSQTLERGRGRQ, from the coding sequence ATGAACAGCATTGATGATGTGCCGAGGTCGGCACTCAACACATTTCGTTTTTCGGACGTCGACGAGTTTCGAAGCGCCATACGCGGGCTGAATTTCGAATTTACGCCTTTCGTACGGAAGATTTCGGCTGAACAGACGATCCTGTCGTTGCCTGGCTGCGACGTGAATTTGACGCGCGCATTTCCTCGGATCGTTGATGCACAACTCGTCGGGGATTGCACCGCGATCGGCATCACGACGGACGACCTCAATGTTCCTGTTCGCTTCAATGGCTCGCAACGCGCGCGACCGGTGGTGGTCATTGGCAGCGGGGGTGCGGCCTATACCACAATTGAGGAAGTGCAGCGGCAATTCGCCTCAGTGATCTTCCGGCCGGAGGTGAGGGATCGCGGCTGGCCTCCCACGCACACAAGCTTCAAGATTTTCGAGATATCAGCGGCTGGCTTGCACCGGCTGCGCAGCGTGGTTCGTGAGGTGCTGTCCGAGGCGGCCAACCCCATCGCCGCCTCGGAGCTTCCGTTAAGGGGGGCGGCCATGAAGGAGTCGCTGCTCGGAGCCGTTGACGACGCCTTCGAAAGCGTCGTTTCGTCCCGCTGGACCCTGCATCCCAATGATGGACGGAGTTTCAGGGTATTTCGAGATATCAATGCGCTACTCACCGACGACCTGTCACAGCCGATCTACAGCGAAGAGATCGCGCGCAAGCTCGGGCTGTCCGTGCGCACCATGCACGACGTCGTCCGCCGCTATCGCGGCATGAGCCTGCACCGCTATTTGCGCCTGCGCCGGCTGTGGCTGGTGCGGCGGCAGCTCCTTGCCGGGGCTGACAGAGTCAAGGCGGTCGCGCTGGCCTATGGCTTTTGGCATCTCAGCGATTTCTCCAGAAGCTACCGCGACCAATTCGGCGAGACGCCTTCGCAGACGCTGGAGCGGGGTCGCGGACGACAGTGA
- a CDS encoding PilZ domain-containing protein, producing the protein MKFDGRKASRVKMDHRQPVNLMGSDGTWRRSCVLLDVSQSGAKIEVEGTLDVLQAKEFFMLLSSTGLAYRRCELVWIDGTMAGVHFITAEGKKKSASAPAPTQNAVQSK; encoded by the coding sequence ATGAAGTTCGACGGTCGCAAAGCGTCTCGCGTGAAAATGGACCACAGGCAGCCGGTCAACCTCATGGGTTCTGACGGTACCTGGCGACGCAGTTGCGTCCTGCTGGACGTGTCGCAAAGCGGTGCCAAAATCGAGGTCGAGGGCACGCTGGATGTGCTCCAGGCCAAGGAGTTCTTCATGCTGTTATCGTCGACTGGCCTCGCCTATCGGCGCTGCGAACTGGTCTGGATCGACGGCACCATGGCCGGCGTTCATTTCATCACCGCGGAAGGCAAGAAGAAATCCGCAAGCGCTCCGGCGCCGACGCAGAACGCAGTCCAGAGCAAGTAG
- a CDS encoding NADPH-dependent FMN reductase, with protein MSNRILVLYGSYRSDRMGIRLANFVINGLRSRGEDVEFIDAKAIGLPMLDRMYKEYPKGSAPEALEKLAGQIRGADGFVFVTGEYNWGMQPGLKNLTDHFLEEWFWRPAAIVSYSAGRLSGARAATAWHGTLSEMGMVVVSSTIGVGPIAQTLSEAGEPIGDGGKALERAFPRFADDLNWWIEAAKAQRARKAPPY; from the coding sequence ATGAGCAACCGCATTCTCGTCCTCTACGGTTCGTACCGTTCCGATCGCATGGGCATCCGTCTTGCGAATTTCGTCATCAATGGTCTGCGCAGCCGCGGCGAGGACGTCGAGTTCATCGACGCCAAGGCCATCGGCCTGCCGATGCTCGACCGCATGTACAAGGAGTACCCCAAGGGCTCGGCGCCGGAGGCGCTGGAGAAGCTGGCCGGACAGATCCGCGGCGCCGACGGCTTCGTCTTCGTCACCGGCGAATACAATTGGGGCATGCAGCCCGGCCTGAAGAATCTCACCGACCATTTCCTCGAAGAATGGTTCTGGCGCCCGGCCGCGATCGTCAGCTACTCGGCCGGCCGGCTCTCGGGCGCGCGCGCGGCGACCGCCTGGCACGGGACGCTGTCGGAGATGGGCATGGTGGTGGTGTCGAGCACCATCGGCGTCGGCCCGATCGCGCAGACGCTGTCGGAAGCCGGCGAGCCGATCGGCGACGGCGGCAAGGCGCTGGAACGCGCATTCCCGCGCTTTGCCGATGACCTCAATTGGTGGATTGAGGCGGCCAAGGCCCAGCGCGCCCGCAAGGCGCCGCCTTATTGA
- a CDS encoding HD-GYP domain-containing protein has translation MHVLADRSDKLAGICSILQEKFTIAGERLDADSRLSQAPVAIVIRAELRDVDNIAAIKKRASKLAKASKRIFLLDHTSHVCISQAYALGATLVLPGTVGRAKLLAALIDRADEAPASSSDARQADNAVETAATAIASMFTAVTLGQPLDVDGTKKAGRLIADRITRHGLTEWLTTVRRHHEGTYQHCLLVTGVAIDFGLSLGVGRADLERLYSAAMFHDIGKAQIPLAILDKPGRLDAAERALIETHPTAGYDFLKGQDGVSPEILDAVRHHHEYLDGSGYPDALCAESIGDIVRILTISDIFAALIEHRHYKPTMPRAGAYEILCGMDGKLEKALVRSFKQVALTR, from the coding sequence CTGCATGTGCTGGCTGACAGATCCGACAAGCTCGCGGGTATCTGTTCGATCCTCCAAGAGAAATTCACCATTGCAGGCGAGCGATTGGATGCAGATTCCAGGCTGTCGCAAGCGCCAGTCGCCATCGTCATCCGCGCGGAGCTGCGCGACGTCGACAATATCGCCGCCATCAAGAAACGGGCGAGCAAGCTGGCGAAGGCCAGCAAGCGCATCTTCCTGCTCGACCACACCTCGCACGTCTGCATTTCGCAAGCCTATGCGCTCGGGGCGACGCTGGTGCTTCCCGGCACGGTCGGCCGGGCCAAACTGCTGGCGGCGTTAATCGATCGGGCCGACGAGGCACCCGCTTCATCAAGCGACGCGCGGCAAGCGGACAATGCCGTGGAGACTGCGGCGACCGCCATTGCATCGATGTTCACGGCCGTGACCCTGGGCCAACCTCTTGACGTCGACGGGACCAAGAAAGCCGGTCGCCTGATTGCCGATCGTATTACCCGGCACGGCCTGACCGAGTGGCTCACGACGGTTCGGCGCCATCATGAGGGAACCTATCAGCACTGTCTGCTCGTGACCGGGGTCGCCATCGACTTCGGACTGAGCCTCGGGGTCGGTAGGGCCGACCTGGAACGTCTCTACTCGGCCGCCATGTTCCACGATATCGGCAAGGCGCAGATTCCACTCGCCATCCTCGACAAGCCGGGCCGCCTTGATGCGGCGGAACGCGCTTTGATCGAAACGCATCCCACAGCCGGCTACGACTTTCTCAAGGGACAGGACGGGGTATCACCCGAGATCCTCGATGCGGTTCGTCATCATCACGAGTATCTCGACGGCAGCGGCTATCCCGATGCGCTTTGCGCCGAGAGCATTGGCGATATCGTACGGATCCTGACGATCTCGGACATTTTCGCAGCGCTGATCGAGCACCGGCACTACAAGCCGACCATGCCGCGCGCCGGAGCCTACGAAATACTATGCGGGATGGACGGGAAGCTGGAAAAGGCGCTGGTTCGCTCGTTCAAGCAGGTCGCGCTCACGCGGTGA
- a CDS encoding DUF2336 domain-containing protein → MKAHSPADILVELEDAVATCPLDRCTRILSGILQLLTSNQDRPQDLLAHVTDGVLLRLMERVEAGALIQLSTALADLAIAPPKTVRRLATHRDPAVACPVLLRSRSLSTHDLQRIVASRGERQQDAIAARAPIDPPVVEALIKDGGRSACLVLIGNTEAHFSDAAYFALAEKCLTDDELTKALALRQDTPDVVMRKLLSAAPAPRSGVASKPTSAHQAATAAPMAPKLPCAAAYASARPEIVAFNRTGKLNDSTMNRFAIRGETANLLTALSVLSGAPIEVVERIMSDDDCEGLVMACRASRLNWQTTFAILSNRSGARLSFAERERAQHIFETLLLSTSQWTVRWGEIAANKESSRGSRGATMGVNR, encoded by the coding sequence ATGAAGGCACATTCGCCTGCTGATATTCTGGTCGAATTGGAAGACGCGGTTGCGACGTGCCCGCTGGATCGCTGCACTCGCATCCTCTCCGGCATTTTGCAACTGCTCACAAGCAATCAGGACCGGCCTCAGGACTTGCTTGCCCATGTGACCGACGGCGTTCTGCTCCGCCTGATGGAGCGCGTCGAGGCCGGCGCGCTGATTCAACTCAGCACGGCGCTGGCCGATCTCGCAATTGCTCCTCCCAAGACTGTGCGACGCCTCGCCACACACCGCGATCCGGCTGTGGCGTGCCCCGTCTTGCTGCGATCACGGTCACTCTCGACCCACGACCTCCAGCGGATCGTGGCTTCGCGCGGTGAACGGCAGCAAGATGCGATCGCCGCCCGCGCGCCTATCGATCCACCGGTCGTCGAGGCGCTGATCAAGGACGGCGGCCGTAGCGCTTGTCTCGTGCTGATCGGGAATACAGAGGCACACTTCTCTGATGCCGCTTACTTTGCGCTCGCTGAAAAGTGCCTCACCGATGATGAGCTCACGAAGGCGCTGGCGCTCAGGCAGGACACCCCCGACGTCGTCATGCGCAAATTGCTGTCGGCCGCGCCGGCGCCGAGATCCGGCGTGGCGTCGAAGCCCACTAGCGCGCATCAAGCTGCAACGGCCGCTCCAATGGCCCCCAAGCTTCCCTGCGCGGCGGCCTATGCGAGCGCGCGGCCGGAGATCGTTGCGTTCAACCGCACCGGCAAGCTCAACGATTCCACGATGAACCGCTTTGCCATCCGCGGCGAGACCGCCAATCTCCTCACTGCGCTATCGGTGCTTTCGGGAGCCCCCATCGAAGTCGTCGAGCGCATCATGAGCGACGACGATTGCGAAGGTCTCGTCATGGCATGCCGTGCCTCGCGGCTGAACTGGCAGACCACGTTTGCCATCTTGAGCAACCGCAGCGGCGCGAGGCTTTCCTTCGCCGAGCGGGAACGCGCGCAGCACATTTTCGAGACGCTGCTTCTGTCGACCAGCCAGTGGACGGTGCGTTGGGGAGAAATTGCCGCGAACAAGGAGAGCAGTCGGGGAAGTCGCGGCGCAACGATGGGGGTCAACCGATGA